The sequence below is a genomic window from Candidatus Obscuribacterales bacterium.
ATGGCTTGGAAAATCTGGCGAAAAGATAGGGGAAAGATCGTCTGCGGGAGATAGCTCAAAGGCAATCACCGGCTGGGCTACACCGTAGATCATCGTCACATTGCGAATCACCGCCGTACGGGACTCCGGGGGAAGCGATAGCCCCATCAAAGCAGCGGTGTGATCAACGTAGGCGCTAAAATCTGGCTCGGGAGAAGGCGTGGACATAAACAACAGAACTGCCGGGAGCAGAAGCTTGGGAACGTAGGAACGACGGCTGATTCACTGGCATCCCTGCCCTCACCCTAAATCCCTCTCCCAGAACGGGAGAGGGACTTTGAATCCGACTCCCCCCGCTCTGGGAGAAGGGGTTGGGGGATGTAGAGCTTGCGCTTCCCGGAGGGTGGGTCAACTTGCAAAACTGGGATGCACTCCGTAGGAACAACGGTGGGAAGCAGGAGAAATGGTGAATATTGGTGTGATTCCCTTTCCTTTAATACCATTGGAGGGACGAAAATGGGATGTAGGTGAGCAGATGTTGACCAATCCTGATCCTTCTGCCCATCGACTACACTCTAGGCGTTGTCGTCTCCAGTCTTCCGAACATCCCCCGTCCCCAATCTGGCTTGATCCTACAACCGCCGAGCATTCAGCATGGACTCTCTTCTTCTCATCGCCAGCCTCATCCTCTTGGGTCTGGTTGCCTTCTACACCTGGTTTGTGTTTCAACTGCTGCAAACCGTGCGCCGCGAAAGCCACCTCTACCGCAGCAGCTTAGACCAGCAACTGCGGCTGACCACCTTTCCCCATCTCTACTGCGACCTGAGTAGCGATCGCCCCTCCGGCACCCTCACCCTAGAGATCTATAACATTGGCTCCCAGCCCAGCACCGATATCCTGGTGAGCACCATCGGCACCTACACCGCCGAAACCTTGGATGTGGCGACTCTGATGCGCAACTACATCCAGCCCCGCCATCGCAAATATCCCCTCCAGCCCGACAAAGTTGGCTACTACGGCATCCGCAGCAGCGTTCGTAGCCCCATGTTGCCCTACCAAAAACGGCTGGCGATCGCCCTGCAGTTTCCCGTCTGCCCCGTGGATGTCTACGCTCTCGTGCAGTACCGCACCATCGTGGGTGAAAACTACTATCAGCTTTATTGCTTCTCGGAGCTGGACGACCAAGGCCAGTATCGCGCCAACATTCCCGATGCCCATCCCTTGACGCCCATCGAACGCATCCATTTCTACGACCTCGATGCCCTAGAGCCACCTGCCCGTGAGGGATCTCTTCCTTTTTCCCTGGCAGATTTCATTGATTTGTGGAACCATTCCATCTCCCAGCGGTTTACCACCCTCTATACCGGCGACTATGCCGCCCCAACCGAACTGGAGGTGAATCGCCCGTCAGTCTAGGTCTAAGGACAGAGTGCAGCCTTCGAACCGAACCAAATCGGGCGGCATTTACCCGTCTAGAGAACGTAGGATAATCGGACGGACTTCATTAAGATTGGAGATAGGTGCAGAGCCAGTACCGATTTGCCATGGTCTAATTCTGGTAACCGCGCGATCGCGCCCCTGCATCTATTACTGAACTCACGGGATAACCTGCATGAACAACAACATACGCATTGGCAACTTGTTCGGGATTCCCTTTTACGTCAATCCCTCCTGGTTCATTGTGTTGGGGCTAGTCACCCTCACCTACAGCGGACAGCTTGCCGTGGTCTTTCCAGAACTAGGGGCACTGGCTTGGGTACTGGGGTTAGCAGCAGCGCTGATGTTGTTCGCGTCGGTATTAGCCCATGAGCTAGGGCATAGCGTGGTGGCGCTCAGCCAAGGCATTGAAGTGAATTCCATCACCCTCTTCATTTTTGGTGGACTGGCTAGCCTCGGCGAAGAATCCAAAACCCCAGGCGATGCCTTCAAGGTGGCGATCGCTGGCCCATTAGTCAGCTTTCTCCTATTCGGCATTTTTTCCTTGGTCGGCGCTGTTGTGCCTCTGCCGGGGCCCTTCCAAGCGATCGTGGGCTTATTGGCCTACATTAACCTCGCCCTCGGTGTATTCAACCTAATCCCCGGTCTACCCCTCGACGGCGGCAACGTCCTCAAAGCCCTGGTCTGGAAAATTACTGGCAAACCCTACAAAGGTATTGCCTTTGCCAGCATCGTCGGTCAATTCTTCGGCTGGGTCGGCATTCTCTTGGGGGTTGCCTCCATCTTTAATCTCACCAGCTTCGGCAGTGTCTGGACGTTGCTGATCGGCTGGTTCCTCCTACAAAATGCGGGTCGCTCGGCTCAGTCGGCAGCTATCCAAGAAAAGATGAGCGGCTACACGGCCCTAGACGCCATCTATGCCGACAGCCCCGTCACCAAAGGCAGTCAATCGCTGCGAGAATTGGCCAACAACTACATCATTGGCAGCCAGCGCGACTGGCGCAAGTTCTTGGTCACCAATGACGACGGTCAGCTCGTCGGCGAAATCGATGTGGATGCCCTGAAAACCATTCCCACCAACGACTGGTGGTCAGTAACTGTTAACCAACTCACCCATCCCATTGAAACCCTGACAACCGTTCCTGCCAAGATGCCGCTGCTAGAAGCCCTCGGTCTCTTCCAAGACGATAATGCTGGCGTCGTCGTGGTCGTCAATGAGAACAACCAGGTGCTCGGTCTACTAGAGCGCGATTCAATTTTCCAGATGCTCCAGCGTCAGGAAGAGGAGAATACTACCGAAGAAGCGATCGCCATCAAAACACCCAGCGATGCCCCTAGCGATTCAATCTAATCGGCTCCAGCACCTCATCTGTAGGGGCATATGGCAGGACATCCCAGGGATGCTCCTGCTGTCTACTAATCCCCCACTAATCCAACAATTCTCAGTACGAACTAAGTTGAACAGCTTGAGCAGTGAATTTGGCTCGA
It includes:
- a CDS encoding DUF4089 domain-containing protein; the protein is MSTPSPEPDFSAYVDHTAALMGLSLPPESRTAVIRNVTMIYGVAQPVIAFELSPADDLSPIFSPDFPSHD
- a CDS encoding site-2 protease family protein is translated as MNNNIRIGNLFGIPFYVNPSWFIVLGLVTLTYSGQLAVVFPELGALAWVLGLAAALMLFASVLAHELGHSVVALSQGIEVNSITLFIFGGLASLGEESKTPGDAFKVAIAGPLVSFLLFGIFSLVGAVVPLPGPFQAIVGLLAYINLALGVFNLIPGLPLDGGNVLKALVWKITGKPYKGIAFASIVGQFFGWVGILLGVASIFNLTSFGSVWTLLIGWFLLQNAGRSAQSAAIQEKMSGYTALDAIYADSPVTKGSQSLRELANNYIIGSQRDWRKFLVTNDDGQLVGEIDVDALKTIPTNDWWSVTVNQLTHPIETLTTVPAKMPLLEALGLFQDDNAGVVVVVNENNQVLGLLERDSIFQMLQRQEEENTTEEAIAIKTPSDAPSDSI